The following are encoded together in the Pygocentrus nattereri isolate fPygNat1 chromosome 15, fPygNat1.pri, whole genome shotgun sequence genome:
- the senp8 gene encoding sentrin-specific protease 8: MDPVVLSYQDSLLRRSDVSLLEGPHWLNDQVIGFAFEYFATERFKSLGDKVCFISPEVTQFIKCASCQEELALFLEPLRLPSRRWVFLAVNDNSNQTAGGSHWSLLLYQRDAGHFSHYDSQSGGNSLHARRITAKLETFLSARAQVPFVEEPCPSQQNSYDCGMYVICNAEALCESLRAEGYARIPAQTITPTYITRKRTEWHSLIQRLARD, translated from the coding sequence ATGGACCCAGTGGTGCTGAGTTATCAGGACAGCCTGCTTCGACGCTCAGACGTGTCCTTGTTGGAGGGCCCTCACTGGCTCAACGACCAGGTCATCGGTTTTGCCTTTGAGTATTTCGCCACGGAGCGCTTCAAGAGCCTCGGTGACAAGGTCTGTTTCATCAGCCCTGAGGTCACCCAGTTTATCAAGTGCGCCTCCTGCCAAGAGGAGCTCGCTCTGTTCCTGGAGCCCCTGAGGCTGCCGTCCCGTCGCTGGGTTTTCTTGGCAGTCAACGACAACTCCAACCAGACGGCTGGCGGCTCTCACTGGAGCCTGCTTCTCTACCAGCGAGACGCAGGCCATTTCTCCCACTATGACTCGCAGAGCGGTGGCAACTCCCTGCATGCCCGACGCATTACAGCCAAGCTCGAGACATTTTTGAGCGCCAGGGCCCAAGTGCCCTTCGTGGAAGAGCCTTGTCCATCGCAGCAGAACAGCTATGACTGTGGCATGTACGTCATCTGCAATGCAGAAGCTCTGTGCGAGAGCTTGCGGGCCGAAGGCTACGCTCGCATCCCTGCCCAGACTATAACACCCACTTACATCACGAGGAAGCGGACAGAATGGCACTCGCTAATTCAAAGACTGGCTAGAGACTGA